A single genomic interval of Natator depressus isolate rNatDep1 chromosome 16, rNatDep2.hap1, whole genome shotgun sequence harbors:
- the RABEPK gene encoding rab9 effector protein with kelch motifs isoform X5: MRPKLLPVLEPGAVPQKATWYTLFPLGEGPSARVGHNCLYLPPAPAAGKGKVVIVGGADPNGSFSDAHIIDLDKHQWAMPGWVGLLPRYEHATFIPTSSPTSLWVFGGADQSGNRNCVQVLNLETGIWESPKVIGTQPIPRTFHTSSAAIGDQLYVLGGGDKGAEPVKDPQLHVFDTATLTWSQPEVHGNPPSPRHGHVVVAVGTKLFIHGGLSGDKFYNDLFCIDTNVMTWEKLPAAGDVPGGRAAHSAAAFGNHLYIFGGMDPTGALDTMYKYHIGWTIPCASFRGKYVSMLRTVIQKL; the protein is encoded by the exons ATGAGGCCAAAGCTGCTGCCGGTTCTGGAGCCTGGAGCTGTCCCCCAAAAGGCCACATG GTACACACTTTTCCCCCTTGGAGAAGGCCCTAGTGCACGCGTTGGCCATAACTGCTTATAtttgcctccagccccagccgctGGGAAAGGCAAAGTGGTCATCGTCGGGGGAGCAGACCCCAATGGCAGCTTCTCCGATGCCCACATCATAGATCTGG ATAAACACCAGTGGGCAATGCCTGGTTGGGTGGGCCTGTTGCCTCGATATGAACATGCCACCTTCATTCCCACAAGCAGCCCCACTAGCCTCTGGGTGTTTGGAGGGGCTGACCAGTCTGGAAATAGAAACTGTGTTCAAGTGCTGAATCTAG AAACAGGAATCTGGGAAAGTCCTAAAGTGATTGGGACTCAACCAATCCCTAGGACGTTCCACACGTCATCAGCGGCTATAGGAgaccagctttatgtgcttggagGGGGAGATAAAGGAGCAGAGCCTGTTAAAGATCCACAACTTCACGTGTTTGACACAG CCACTTTGACTTGGTCACAGCCAGAAGTACATGGTAATCCTCCCTCACCTCGGCATGGCCATGTGGTGGTTGCAGTTGGGACCAAGCTTTTCATACATGGTGGGTTATCTGGTGATAAATTTTACAATGATCTGTTCTGCATTGATACAA ATGTTATGACATGGGAAAAGTTACCAGCTGCTGGTGATGTCCCAGGAGGACGGGcagcccactcagctgctgcctttgGAAACCATCTGTACATTTTTGGTGGTATGGACCCAACTGGGGCACTGGATACAATGTATAAATATCACATAG GTTGGACCATTCCATGTGCATCGTTCCGTGGCAAGTATGTGTCAATGTTAAGAACAGTGATTCAGAAGCTGTAA
- the RABEPK gene encoding rab9 effector protein with kelch motifs isoform X3, protein MRPKLLPVLEPGAVPQKATWYTLFPLGEGPSARVGHNCLYLPPAPAAGKGKVVIVGGADPNGSFSDAHIIDLDKHQWAMPGWVGLLPRYEHATFIPTSSPTSLWVFGGADQSGNRNCVQVLNLETGIWESPKVIGTQPIPRTFHTSSAAIGDQLYVLGGGDKGAEPVKDPQLHVFDTATLTWSQPEVHGNPPSPRHGHVVVAVGTKLFIHDVMTWEKLPAAGDVPGGRAAHSAAAFGNHLYIFGGMDPTGALDTMYKYHIENQQWTLLEFDSPLPPGRLDHSMCIVPWQVCVNVKNSDSEAVTSRNTIGKEATETVSDEGDSDQEKQIGKGCTEDKLMYLFLIFGGMDTQGEIHRDCIVNLIK, encoded by the exons ATGAGGCCAAAGCTGCTGCCGGTTCTGGAGCCTGGAGCTGTCCCCCAAAAGGCCACATG GTACACACTTTTCCCCCTTGGAGAAGGCCCTAGTGCACGCGTTGGCCATAACTGCTTATAtttgcctccagccccagccgctGGGAAAGGCAAAGTGGTCATCGTCGGGGGAGCAGACCCCAATGGCAGCTTCTCCGATGCCCACATCATAGATCTGG ATAAACACCAGTGGGCAATGCCTGGTTGGGTGGGCCTGTTGCCTCGATATGAACATGCCACCTTCATTCCCACAAGCAGCCCCACTAGCCTCTGGGTGTTTGGAGGGGCTGACCAGTCTGGAAATAGAAACTGTGTTCAAGTGCTGAATCTAG AAACAGGAATCTGGGAAAGTCCTAAAGTGATTGGGACTCAACCAATCCCTAGGACGTTCCACACGTCATCAGCGGCTATAGGAgaccagctttatgtgcttggagGGGGAGATAAAGGAGCAGAGCCTGTTAAAGATCCACAACTTCACGTGTTTGACACAG CCACTTTGACTTGGTCACAGCCAGAAGTACATGGTAATCCTCCCTCACCTCGGCATGGCCATGTGGTGGTTGCAGTTGGGACCAAGCTTTTCATACATG ATGTTATGACATGGGAAAAGTTACCAGCTGCTGGTGATGTCCCAGGAGGACGGGcagcccactcagctgctgcctttgGAAACCATCTGTACATTTTTGGTGGTATGGACCCAACTGGGGCACTGGATACAATGTATAAATATCACATAG AAAACCAACAATGGACACTATTAGAATTTGATTCTCCTTTGCCCCCTGGAAGGTTGGACCATTCCATGTGCATCGTTCCGTGGCAAGTATGTGTCAATGTTAAGAACAGTGATTCAGAAGCTGTAACCAGCAGAAATACAATTGGGAAGGAAGCAACTGAAACAGTCAGTGATGAAGGTGACTCTGATCAGGAAAAACAAATAGGAAAAGGCTGCACAGAAGACAAAttgatgtatttgtttttaatatttggtGGGATGGATACTCAAGGGGAGATTCACAGGGACTGTATTGTGAATCTGATTAAGTAA
- the RABEPK gene encoding rab9 effector protein with kelch motifs isoform X2, with protein MRPKLLPVLEPGAVPQKATWYTLFPLGEGPSARVGHNCLYLPPAPAAGKGKVVIVGGADPNGSFSDAHIIDLDKHQWAMPGWVGLLPRYEHATFIPTSSPTSLWVFGGADQSGNRNCVQVLNLETGIWESPKVIGTQPIPRTFHTSSAAIGDQLYVLGGGDKGAEPVKDPQLHVFDTATLTWSQPEVHGNPPSPRHGHVVVAVGTKLFIHGGLSGDKFYNDLFCIDTNVMTWEKLPAAGDVPGGRAAHSAAAFGNHLYIFGENQQWTLLEFDSPLPPGRLDHSMCIVPWQVCVNVKNSDSEAVTSRNTIGKEATETVSDEGDSDQEKQIGKGCTEDKLMYLFLIFGGMDTQGEIHRDCIVNLIK; from the exons ATGAGGCCAAAGCTGCTGCCGGTTCTGGAGCCTGGAGCTGTCCCCCAAAAGGCCACATG GTACACACTTTTCCCCCTTGGAGAAGGCCCTAGTGCACGCGTTGGCCATAACTGCTTATAtttgcctccagccccagccgctGGGAAAGGCAAAGTGGTCATCGTCGGGGGAGCAGACCCCAATGGCAGCTTCTCCGATGCCCACATCATAGATCTGG ATAAACACCAGTGGGCAATGCCTGGTTGGGTGGGCCTGTTGCCTCGATATGAACATGCCACCTTCATTCCCACAAGCAGCCCCACTAGCCTCTGGGTGTTTGGAGGGGCTGACCAGTCTGGAAATAGAAACTGTGTTCAAGTGCTGAATCTAG AAACAGGAATCTGGGAAAGTCCTAAAGTGATTGGGACTCAACCAATCCCTAGGACGTTCCACACGTCATCAGCGGCTATAGGAgaccagctttatgtgcttggagGGGGAGATAAAGGAGCAGAGCCTGTTAAAGATCCACAACTTCACGTGTTTGACACAG CCACTTTGACTTGGTCACAGCCAGAAGTACATGGTAATCCTCCCTCACCTCGGCATGGCCATGTGGTGGTTGCAGTTGGGACCAAGCTTTTCATACATGGTGGGTTATCTGGTGATAAATTTTACAATGATCTGTTCTGCATTGATACAA ATGTTATGACATGGGAAAAGTTACCAGCTGCTGGTGATGTCCCAGGAGGACGGGcagcccactcagctgctgcctttgGAAACCATCTGTACATTTTTGGTG AAAACCAACAATGGACACTATTAGAATTTGATTCTCCTTTGCCCCCTGGAAGGTTGGACCATTCCATGTGCATCGTTCCGTGGCAAGTATGTGTCAATGTTAAGAACAGTGATTCAGAAGCTGTAACCAGCAGAAATACAATTGGGAAGGAAGCAACTGAAACAGTCAGTGATGAAGGTGACTCTGATCAGGAAAAACAAATAGGAAAAGGCTGCACAGAAGACAAAttgatgtatttgtttttaatatttggtGGGATGGATACTCAAGGGGAGATTCACAGGGACTGTATTGTGAATCTGATTAAGTAA
- the RABEPK gene encoding rab9 effector protein with kelch motifs isoform X1, with the protein MRPKLLPVLEPGAVPQKATWYTLFPLGEGPSARVGHNCLYLPPAPAAGKGKVVIVGGADPNGSFSDAHIIDLDKHQWAMPGWVGLLPRYEHATFIPTSSPTSLWVFGGADQSGNRNCVQVLNLETGIWESPKVIGTQPIPRTFHTSSAAIGDQLYVLGGGDKGAEPVKDPQLHVFDTATLTWSQPEVHGNPPSPRHGHVVVAVGTKLFIHGGLSGDKFYNDLFCIDTNVMTWEKLPAAGDVPGGRAAHSAAAFGNHLYIFGGMDPTGALDTMYKYHIENQQWTLLEFDSPLPPGRLDHSMCIVPWQVCVNVKNSDSEAVTSRNTIGKEATETVSDEGDSDQEKQIGKGCTEDKLMYLFLIFGGMDTQGEIHRDCIVNLIK; encoded by the exons ATGAGGCCAAAGCTGCTGCCGGTTCTGGAGCCTGGAGCTGTCCCCCAAAAGGCCACATG GTACACACTTTTCCCCCTTGGAGAAGGCCCTAGTGCACGCGTTGGCCATAACTGCTTATAtttgcctccagccccagccgctGGGAAAGGCAAAGTGGTCATCGTCGGGGGAGCAGACCCCAATGGCAGCTTCTCCGATGCCCACATCATAGATCTGG ATAAACACCAGTGGGCAATGCCTGGTTGGGTGGGCCTGTTGCCTCGATATGAACATGCCACCTTCATTCCCACAAGCAGCCCCACTAGCCTCTGGGTGTTTGGAGGGGCTGACCAGTCTGGAAATAGAAACTGTGTTCAAGTGCTGAATCTAG AAACAGGAATCTGGGAAAGTCCTAAAGTGATTGGGACTCAACCAATCCCTAGGACGTTCCACACGTCATCAGCGGCTATAGGAgaccagctttatgtgcttggagGGGGAGATAAAGGAGCAGAGCCTGTTAAAGATCCACAACTTCACGTGTTTGACACAG CCACTTTGACTTGGTCACAGCCAGAAGTACATGGTAATCCTCCCTCACCTCGGCATGGCCATGTGGTGGTTGCAGTTGGGACCAAGCTTTTCATACATGGTGGGTTATCTGGTGATAAATTTTACAATGATCTGTTCTGCATTGATACAA ATGTTATGACATGGGAAAAGTTACCAGCTGCTGGTGATGTCCCAGGAGGACGGGcagcccactcagctgctgcctttgGAAACCATCTGTACATTTTTGGTGGTATGGACCCAACTGGGGCACTGGATACAATGTATAAATATCACATAG AAAACCAACAATGGACACTATTAGAATTTGATTCTCCTTTGCCCCCTGGAAGGTTGGACCATTCCATGTGCATCGTTCCGTGGCAAGTATGTGTCAATGTTAAGAACAGTGATTCAGAAGCTGTAACCAGCAGAAATACAATTGGGAAGGAAGCAACTGAAACAGTCAGTGATGAAGGTGACTCTGATCAGGAAAAACAAATAGGAAAAGGCTGCACAGAAGACAAAttgatgtatttgtttttaatatttggtGGGATGGATACTCAAGGGGAGATTCACAGGGACTGTATTGTGAATCTGATTAAGTAA
- the RABEPK gene encoding rab9 effector protein with kelch motifs isoform X4: protein MRPKLLPVLEPGAVPQKATWYTLFPLGEGPSARVGHNCLYLPPAPAAGKGKVVIVGGADPNGSFSDAHIIDLDKHQWAMPGWVGLLPRYEHATFIPTSSPTSLWVFGGADQSGNRNCVQVLNLETGIWESPKVIGTQPIPRTFHTSSAAIGDQLYVLGGGDKGAEPVKDPQLHVFDTATLTWSQPEVHGNPPSPRHGHVVVAVGTKLFIHDVMTWEKLPAAGDVPGGRAAHSAAAFGNHLYIFGENQQWTLLEFDSPLPPGRLDHSMCIVPWQVCVNVKNSDSEAVTSRNTIGKEATETVSDEGDSDQEKQIGKGCTEDKLMYLFLIFGGMDTQGEIHRDCIVNLIK, encoded by the exons ATGAGGCCAAAGCTGCTGCCGGTTCTGGAGCCTGGAGCTGTCCCCCAAAAGGCCACATG GTACACACTTTTCCCCCTTGGAGAAGGCCCTAGTGCACGCGTTGGCCATAACTGCTTATAtttgcctccagccccagccgctGGGAAAGGCAAAGTGGTCATCGTCGGGGGAGCAGACCCCAATGGCAGCTTCTCCGATGCCCACATCATAGATCTGG ATAAACACCAGTGGGCAATGCCTGGTTGGGTGGGCCTGTTGCCTCGATATGAACATGCCACCTTCATTCCCACAAGCAGCCCCACTAGCCTCTGGGTGTTTGGAGGGGCTGACCAGTCTGGAAATAGAAACTGTGTTCAAGTGCTGAATCTAG AAACAGGAATCTGGGAAAGTCCTAAAGTGATTGGGACTCAACCAATCCCTAGGACGTTCCACACGTCATCAGCGGCTATAGGAgaccagctttatgtgcttggagGGGGAGATAAAGGAGCAGAGCCTGTTAAAGATCCACAACTTCACGTGTTTGACACAG CCACTTTGACTTGGTCACAGCCAGAAGTACATGGTAATCCTCCCTCACCTCGGCATGGCCATGTGGTGGTTGCAGTTGGGACCAAGCTTTTCATACATG ATGTTATGACATGGGAAAAGTTACCAGCTGCTGGTGATGTCCCAGGAGGACGGGcagcccactcagctgctgcctttgGAAACCATCTGTACATTTTTGGTG AAAACCAACAATGGACACTATTAGAATTTGATTCTCCTTTGCCCCCTGGAAGGTTGGACCATTCCATGTGCATCGTTCCGTGGCAAGTATGTGTCAATGTTAAGAACAGTGATTCAGAAGCTGTAACCAGCAGAAATACAATTGGGAAGGAAGCAACTGAAACAGTCAGTGATGAAGGTGACTCTGATCAGGAAAAACAAATAGGAAAAGGCTGCACAGAAGACAAAttgatgtatttgtttttaatatttggtGGGATGGATACTCAAGGGGAGATTCACAGGGACTGTATTGTGAATCTGATTAAGTAA